A genomic segment from Candidatus Dependentiae bacterium encodes:
- a CDS encoding glycosyltransferase, which translates to MGRKIVLVAWLFIYIFSGVTLADAPKTKMWSILICTLEERKESFKRIYNKLQRQILVNNLSDQVEVLFFKDNREHSIGFKRNALLQQSQAEYVCCVDDDDDVHDFYVPMIYEKLLQSPDCVSLVGVMTTNGKNPETFIHSIEYNNKYCTENGVHLRPPNHLNPVKRSIALQFLFPENNYGEDRSWTLDMAHSGLLQTEAVIDVPYYFYQYDGKYSGQSTPYVKPRVSIITSLYKGDEFIEGFLADIVRQTIFNECELIIINANSPDNEEPIIKAYCELYPNIVYERLAVDPGLYAVWNYAISIARADLVTNSNVDDRRNPESLETHARVLEDDITIDLVYSDVYVTYGPNETFECNSRYGVICSDEFAPERMNHCQPGPQPMWRKALHSEHGWFDETFISAGDYEFWNRLASHGVRFKKVPGIAGLFYQNPHGLSTDQDSAKAARRHHENQRVVAQYRHMWGW; encoded by the coding sequence GTGGGCAGAAAAATAGTGTTGGTAGCGTGGTTGTTTATATATATATTTTCTGGTGTTACGTTAGCAGATGCGCCGAAAACAAAAATGTGGAGTATTCTGATATGCACGCTGGAAGAGCGTAAAGAGAGTTTTAAAAGAATTTATAATAAGTTACAGCGTCAAATTTTAGTTAACAATCTTTCCGATCAGGTTGAGGTATTATTTTTCAAAGATAATCGCGAACATTCAATTGGTTTTAAAAGAAACGCGCTATTGCAACAAAGCCAAGCAGAATATGTGTGTTGTGTAGATGATGATGATGATGTGCATGATTTTTATGTGCCTATGATTTATGAAAAGTTATTGCAATCTCCTGATTGCGTGAGTCTTGTTGGAGTCATGACCACGAATGGAAAAAATCCAGAAACATTTATACATTCAATAGAATATAACAATAAATATTGCACAGAAAATGGCGTGCATTTACGTCCACCAAATCATTTAAATCCAGTCAAGCGATCTATTGCATTACAATTTTTATTCCCCGAAAATAATTATGGTGAAGATCGTTCATGGACCTTAGACATGGCCCATTCAGGACTTTTGCAAACAGAGGCCGTCATTGATGTCCCTTATTATTTTTATCAGTACGATGGCAAATATTCCGGACAATCGACTCCGTACGTAAAGCCACGTGTTTCTATTATCACATCGTTGTATAAAGGCGATGAGTTTATCGAAGGATTTTTGGCTGATATCGTGCGGCAGACAATATTCAACGAGTGTGAATTGATTATTATCAATGCAAATTCTCCTGATAATGAAGAGCCGATTATTAAAGCATATTGTGAGCTGTATCCTAACATTGTGTATGAACGACTTGCCGTAGACCCTGGCTTGTATGCTGTTTGGAACTATGCGATTAGTATCGCGCGCGCTGATTTAGTAACCAATTCGAATGTTGATGACCGTCGAAATCCTGAATCACTCGAAACACATGCACGCGTATTGGAAGACGACATTACGATCGACTTGGTATACTCAGATGTGTACGTAACCTATGGACCGAACGAAACATTTGAATGTAATAGTAGGTATGGCGTCATATGTTCCGATGAATTTGCCCCAGAACGCATGAATCATTGTCAGCCAGGACCACAACCAATGTGGCGCAAAGCGTTGCATAGTGAGCACGGTTGGTTTGACGAGACCTTTATTTCTGCGGGGGACTATGAATTTTGGAATCGATTAGCAAGTCATGGTGTCCGTTTTAAAAAAGTTCCGGGTATTGCAGGGCTGTTTTATCAAAATCCGCATGGACTTTCTACCGATCAAGATTCAGCGAAAGCAGCACGACGTCATCATGAAAATCAACGTGTCGTAGCGCAGTATCGTCACATGTGGGGCTGGTAA
- a CDS encoding collagen-like protein: protein MYTIYRNLTLLTIFIWCGQTQAYHDDYDYTLDEITRSCRNQTYCNLCITCTLAAQTLLVNGIDITNILGATGATGLTGTTGATGVGPTGASGITGASGQTGVTGPTGATGDTGTGPTGARGPRGDTGPTGDTGITGPTGVGATGDTGVTGATGATGAPGITGATGSVGSLGFGPAGATGATGDVGPTGPTGDTGATGFGITGATGSTGATGITGATGATGLTGIAGIAGAMGALGTKGATGATGSRGLTGTTGTTGATGTTGITGITGTTGLTGTTGTKGITGITGATGTTGAQGAQGSQGAQGPAGPQGITPLGALDYAYVYDDTTQSVAVTSTKSFSSNGPITTGFSHAPATGNITINTGGLFEAWFSVTATTANQFTLYRNGSPISSPTSASARYGSADVNQQNTGFVIFNANAGDMITLVNDTSAGAVTTTPTAGGTLTGVSASILIIRIA from the coding sequence ATGTACACCATTTATCGCAACCTCACCCTCCTCACCATATTTATCTGGTGCGGGCAAACACAAGCTTACCATGACGACTACGACTATACGCTTGACGAAATAACCAGAAGCTGCAGAAATCAAACCTATTGCAACCTCTGCATCACCTGCACCCTTGCAGCACAAACATTACTCGTCAACGGCATTGATATCACCAACATTCTTGGCGCTACCGGCGCAACAGGACTCACGGGTACTACTGGCGCTACCGGAGTTGGCCCAACAGGAGCGAGCGGCATAACCGGTGCTTCTGGTCAAACAGGCGTAACTGGTCCCACCGGGGCAACAGGTGATACTGGAACTGGACCAACGGGTGCACGAGGGCCTCGAGGGGATACTGGCCCAACCGGGGACACCGGCATCACAGGCCCAACCGGTGTTGGCGCCACGGGTGACACTGGCGTTACTGGCGCCACAGGAGCAACCGGCGCTCCTGGCATTACCGGTGCCACGGGATCTGTAGGGTCGTTGGGGTTTGGACCAGCCGGTGCCACGGGCGCAACGGGTGATGTTGGCCCAACGGGACCAACTGGCGACACAGGCGCTACCGGATTTGGCATTACCGGAGCAACAGGATCAACAGGTGCAACAGGCATTACCGGTGCTACCGGAGCAACGGGCCTCACGGGAATTGCCGGCATTGCTGGCGCCATGGGAGCGCTTGGCACTAAGGGCGCAACAGGAGCAACAGGATCAAGAGGACTCACAGGAACCACCGGCACAACAGGAGCCACTGGAACAACTGGTATTACAGGTATTACTGGAACTACGGGTCTTACAGGAACTACAGGAACTAAAGGAATTACTGGCATTACTGGTGCTACTGGCACCACCGGAGCACAAGGAGCACAAGGCTCGCAAGGAGCCCAGGGCCCAGCAGGCCCTCAGGGAATTACTCCATTAGGCGCTTTAGATTATGCCTATGTGTATGATGATACGACTCAATCAGTTGCTGTTACAAGCACTAAATCGTTCAGTTCCAATGGGCCTATAACGACAGGCTTCTCTCACGCACCAGCTACAGGAAACATCACTATTAATACGGGAGGACTTTTTGAAGCTTGGTTTTCTGTTACAGCAACAACTGCAAATCAATTCACTTTATATCGAAATGGCTCTCCAATTAGCTCCCCAACTAGCGCGTCCGCACGCTATGGATCAGCAGACGTCAATCAACAAAATACAGGATTTGTAATATTTAATGCTAATGCAGGTGACATGATCACTCTCGTTAATGACACGTCGGCAGGTGCAGTCACCACCACACCTACAGCTGGTGGAACACTAACAGGCGTCAGCGCATCAATACTCATAATCCGCATTGCTTAG